From Deltaproteobacteria bacterium HGW-Deltaproteobacteria-4, one genomic window encodes:
- a CDS encoding nucleotide sugar dehydrogenase produces MKERIISVVGLGYVGLPVAVAFGKCRKTVGFDINPTRIAELKAGHDRTDEVTADDLAAADILFTNQISELSLADFHIVAVPTPVDDAKQPDLTPMLRASETVGKALKKGDIVVYESTVYPGVTEDECVPVLERFSGLCCGRDFTVGYSPERINPGDKEHTFTKITKVVSGQDAATLDIVAEVYGSVVTAGIHRAPSIKAAEASKVIENTQRDLNIALMNELAIIFDRMGIDTRDVLEAAGTKWNFLKFSPGLVGGHCIGVDPYYLTHKAEKIGYIPQVILAGRRINDGMGKFIAQRTVKEMSLVGHCPGKAVVTVLGLTFKEDCPDLRNSRVIDIIHELEDYGITVQVHDPHGDVAEALHEYNVLLVPFAELQPAAAVVVAVAHQEYRALSVEQLKKLMKENPVLIDVKSICDPVAVQGAGIRFWRL; encoded by the coding sequence ATGAAAGAACGGATTATTTCAGTCGTCGGTCTTGGTTACGTCGGCCTCCCGGTCGCCGTCGCCTTTGGCAAATGCCGCAAAACCGTCGGTTTTGATATCAACCCCACCCGCATCGCCGAGCTCAAAGCCGGACACGACCGCACCGATGAAGTCACCGCCGACGACTTGGCGGCCGCCGATATCCTCTTTACCAATCAAATCAGCGAACTTTCCCTGGCGGATTTTCATATTGTCGCTGTCCCTACACCGGTTGACGATGCCAAACAACCTGATCTGACGCCGATGCTGCGCGCCTCCGAGACTGTCGGCAAAGCCCTGAAGAAGGGGGATATTGTGGTTTATGAATCGACCGTCTACCCCGGCGTCACTGAAGACGAATGCGTGCCGGTACTGGAGCGGTTCTCGGGACTGTGTTGCGGCCGCGACTTCACCGTCGGCTATTCACCGGAACGGATCAATCCCGGTGACAAGGAACACACCTTCACCAAAATCACCAAGGTCGTGTCCGGTCAGGATGCCGCCACTCTCGATATCGTTGCCGAAGTTTACGGTTCGGTCGTTACCGCCGGCATCCACCGCGCCCCGTCGATCAAAGCCGCCGAGGCCTCCAAAGTGATCGAAAATACCCAGCGCGATCTCAATATCGCCCTGATGAACGAACTGGCGATCATCTTCGACCGCATGGGGATTGATACCCGCGATGTCCTTGAAGCCGCTGGCACCAAGTGGAATTTCCTCAAATTTTCACCGGGGCTGGTCGGTGGCCACTGTATCGGCGTCGACCCTTATTATCTCACCCATAAAGCCGAAAAGATCGGCTACATCCCCCAGGTCATCCTTGCCGGCCGTCGCATCAACGACGGCATGGGCAAGTTTATTGCCCAGCGCACCGTCAAGGAGATGAGTCTGGTCGGACACTGTCCCGGCAAAGCCGTTGTCACCGTCCTCGGCCTGACCTTCAAAGAGGATTGCCCGGATCTGCGTAATTCGCGGGTCATCGACATTATTCACGAATTGGAGGATTACGGGATTACTGTCCAGGTGCATGACCCCCACGGTGACGTCGCTGAGGCTCTCCACGAATACAATGTCCTCCTCGTTCCCTTTGCAGAACTGCAACCGGCTGCCGCCGTCGTCGTGGCGGTGGCGCACCAGGAGTATCGCGCTCTTTCGGTCGAACAGCTCAAGAAACTGATGAAAGAAAATCCCGTCCTCATCGATGTCAAGTCGATTTGTGATCCGGTCGCAGTGCAAGGGGCGGGGATCCGTTTTTGGCGGCTGTAA
- a CDS encoding amino acid ABC transporter substrate-binding protein yields MTRIGIFLLVWFFISFGPRAQAEDQGMTTKLSNAEIMRLGEQMYRYGLLPSGEPMEAFIRGDIPVDSTAFSCSSCHLRAGLGSYEGGVVTPPTTGRRLYQPYRRPPSFDDVIDQAGRYVYAKTIPHRGAYSKESLAIALWNGIDPGGQEFNPVMPRYLLSERDMDILIRYLEELSANDSPGVTGSSFSFATIITDDVSAEDRQALLVPLERFVAARNQQVRMYDDFIKFGYTPTNDMKYAFRPASLTVWELKGPPETWPDQLQAYYDKGPVFAILGGISNSDWRPIHEFCEAQRLPCLYPITNYPVVSETDWYTVYFNKGFYQEGEGAALYLKNSEDFSEDDKILQLVQDSLAGKALSAGFDNTWSNLQRPAAKTLLLSKEQLLDQKFLAALLKKNKADVLLLWGDGDLVPALPAIVSKLAAGAQIFVSSTFLGKETSLIAESIRSRVFITFPFRLTPFVGSKESFDAKVPTLTTAKDFGDRRITSRTETMLQQSALQGLKLLYDNLFRDYLLDVMSMQMDQIVFDYERLSFGPGQRYTSKGCYILQLGAGADPQLIPRSEWVMH; encoded by the coding sequence ATGACCCGCATCGGGATATTCTTGCTTGTCTGGTTTTTCATCTCCTTCGGACCGCGCGCTCAGGCCGAGGACCAGGGGATGACGACCAAGCTCAGCAATGCCGAGATCATGCGTCTCGGCGAACAGATGTACCGGTATGGCCTTCTCCCTTCCGGTGAACCGATGGAAGCCTTCATTCGTGGCGATATTCCCGTCGACAGCACGGCTTTTTCGTGCTCCAGCTGCCATCTGCGCGCCGGACTGGGATCTTATGAAGGGGGTGTCGTCACCCCGCCGACCACCGGGCGCCGGCTTTATCAACCCTATCGGCGGCCCCCCTCCTTTGATGACGTCATTGACCAGGCCGGCCGTTATGTTTATGCCAAGACCATCCCGCATCGCGGCGCTTATAGCAAAGAGAGTCTGGCGATTGCTCTGTGGAATGGCATCGACCCGGGCGGCCAGGAGTTCAATCCGGTCATGCCGCGTTATCTGCTGTCTGAGCGCGATATGGATATTTTGATCCGCTATCTCGAAGAGCTCTCGGCGAACGATTCACCCGGAGTGACCGGGTCTTCTTTTTCTTTTGCGACGATTATCACCGACGATGTCAGCGCCGAAGACCGTCAGGCCTTGCTCGTCCCCCTCGAGCGCTTTGTCGCCGCAAGAAATCAGCAGGTCCGGATGTATGACGATTTCATCAAGTTCGGTTATACCCCGACGAACGATATGAAGTATGCCTTCCGTCCGGCGTCGCTGACCGTCTGGGAGCTCAAGGGGCCGCCGGAGACCTGGCCGGACCAGTTGCAGGCCTATTACGACAAGGGACCGGTCTTTGCCATCCTTGGCGGGATATCCAATAGCGATTGGCGCCCGATCCACGAATTTTGCGAAGCGCAGCGTTTGCCTTGTCTCTACCCGATCACCAATTACCCGGTGGTCTCCGAAACGGATTGGTACACCGTCTATTTCAACAAAGGTTTTTATCAGGAAGGGGAGGGGGCGGCCCTTTACCTGAAGAATAGCGAAGACTTCTCCGAAGATGACAAAATTCTGCAGCTGGTGCAGGATTCCCTCGCCGGCAAGGCTCTGTCCGCCGGATTTGACAATACCTGGAGCAACTTGCAGCGCCCGGCGGCCAAGACTCTCCTCCTCAGTAAAGAACAGCTCCTTGACCAAAAGTTTTTGGCGGCCCTGTTGAAAAAGAATAAAGCCGATGTCCTGCTCCTCTGGGGCGACGGCGATCTGGTCCCGGCGCTGCCGGCCATCGTCTCCAAGCTGGCGGCCGGAGCGCAGATCTTTGTTTCATCGACCTTCCTCGGCAAAGAAACCTCCTTGATCGCCGAATCAATCCGGAGCCGGGTCTTTATTACCTTTCCGTTTCGGTTGACCCCTTTTGTCGGTTCCAAAGAGAGTTTTGACGCCAAGGTTCCGACTCTGACCACCGCCAAAGATTTCGGTGACCGCAGGATCACCAGTCGCACCGAGACCATGCTGCAGCAGTCCGCTCTGCAGGGGTTAAAACTCCTTTACGACAACCTTTTTCGCGATTATTTACTGGATGTCATGAGCATGCAGATGGATCAAATCGTCTTTGATTATGAACGTCTCAGTTTTGGTCCCGGACAACGCTACACCTCTAAGGGATGTTACATCCTGCAGCTCGGCGCAGGAGCGGATCCGCAGTTAATCCCCCGTAGTGAGTGGGTGATGCATTAA
- a CDS encoding colanic acid exporter, with product MSQGVTQVVSLLIMILLTRLLSPREFGLVAMVTAISGFVGIFAEMGLGAALIHQQKIDDEQLSSVFWLNLFLGVVLTAVFVLAAPLVADFYNEPLLLGITIVVALNFIINALTIVQRILATKALDFQTLAISEVASTLISGGIVLFLAYQGYSYWSIVWQTLIISVVSNIILWQRSTWRPRFCFSFASIRGLMRFGGYVIGTHTLDYWTRNIDNLLIGKFFGSEVLGLYSRAYSFLVFRINSVSRIVSRVFFPAIAGIQHDKERVKKIFLKTIGAIALVTFPLTVGLFATADNFVLTLLGARWMEMVPIVRALCLLGLTTAAGSLTANIFLSQGESGLHFRLGLILKMTVVAGIVLGLRWGAFGVALCYGLVTLVNVYPTIRIAGRLIGMGFNEYLKTLAPAFTCSLIMAGPVWILPKLIFTDNAVWLILITQILLGGVLYVGTLHLFRIKIYLEILELMQVKLYGKSTHIKC from the coding sequence ATGAGTCAAGGGGTTACACAAGTTGTTTCATTATTAATCATGATCCTGCTCACTAGGTTGTTGTCGCCCCGTGAGTTTGGATTAGTGGCGATGGTAACGGCAATTTCAGGCTTCGTCGGCATCTTTGCCGAAATGGGGCTTGGCGCCGCTTTGATTCATCAACAGAAGATAGACGACGAACAGTTATCCTCGGTCTTTTGGCTTAACCTGTTCCTTGGTGTGGTACTCACAGCTGTCTTTGTGTTGGCTGCCCCTTTGGTTGCCGATTTTTATAATGAACCTCTCTTGTTGGGCATCACGATAGTTGTCGCGTTAAATTTTATTATCAATGCGTTAACCATTGTTCAACGGATACTCGCCACCAAGGCACTCGACTTTCAGACATTAGCAATCTCAGAAGTTGCATCGACTCTAATATCTGGTGGCATTGTCCTCTTCTTAGCCTATCAGGGGTACAGTTACTGGAGCATCGTTTGGCAAACTTTGATCATTTCTGTTGTCAGCAACATAATCCTCTGGCAACGTAGCACCTGGCGTCCCCGATTTTGTTTTAGTTTTGCTTCGATTCGTGGCCTGATGCGTTTTGGAGGGTATGTTATCGGCACCCATACTCTCGATTACTGGACGCGCAATATCGATAATCTTCTTATCGGAAAATTTTTTGGTTCAGAAGTCCTCGGACTTTACTCCCGCGCTTATTCCTTTCTTGTTTTCAGAATTAACAGTGTCTCTCGGATTGTTTCCAGAGTTTTCTTTCCAGCCATTGCCGGGATACAGCATGACAAAGAAAGGGTCAAAAAGATCTTTCTTAAGACAATCGGTGCCATAGCGTTGGTTACCTTTCCACTGACGGTAGGTCTCTTTGCGACAGCAGACAACTTTGTTTTGACCTTACTCGGCGCCCGCTGGATGGAGATGGTGCCGATCGTGCGTGCCCTTTGCCTGCTTGGTCTGACGACGGCAGCTGGTTCGTTGACCGCAAACATCTTTCTTTCACAAGGTGAATCGGGTCTCCATTTTCGTCTCGGATTGATCCTTAAAATGACAGTTGTCGCTGGCATTGTACTCGGTCTGCGGTGGGGAGCCTTTGGGGTAGCTCTTTGCTACGGTTTGGTGACACTGGTGAACGTCTATCCCACTATCCGCATAGCCGGTCGCCTCATTGGGATGGGTTTTAACGAGTACCTTAAAACATTGGCTCCAGCCTTTACTTGTTCTTTGATCATGGCGGGTCCGGTCTGGATATTGCCGAAACTCATCTTCACGGACAATGCTGTTTGGCTGATTCTAATCACGCAAATATTGTTGGGAGGAGTGCTGTACGTCGGCACCCTACATCTGTTCCGAATTAAAATTTATCTGGAAATTTTAGAGCTCATGCAGGTTAAATTGTACGGCAAATCGACGCATATAAAGTGTTAA
- a CDS encoding SCO family protein encodes MRSLFLRGFILLALLGGLLPSSLCHAADTRYKRSVEKYTIPDVTLTNQDGKKVQLKSLLEADHPVVVDFIYGTCTTICPVLSVGFLNLQKKVTASGGKVKLVSITIDPENDNPKILKEYLQRYRAKPGWDFLTGSRADINTVMRAFDAYIPDKMSHYPINLIRSPKDGSWVRLFGIMSGKEFIDEYQQVTGK; translated from the coding sequence ATGCGTTCACTATTCTTGCGGGGTTTTATCCTCCTTGCCCTCCTTGGCGGCTTGCTGCCGTCCAGCCTCTGTCACGCAGCTGACACCAGATATAAACGTTCGGTAGAGAAATATACGATTCCGGATGTGACCCTGACCAATCAGGATGGCAAAAAAGTTCAGCTGAAGTCCCTCCTTGAAGCCGACCATCCCGTTGTTGTCGACTTTATCTATGGCACCTGTACCACCATCTGTCCGGTTCTCTCTGTCGGTTTTCTCAATCTGCAAAAGAAAGTCACGGCCAGCGGCGGCAAGGTGAAGCTGGTCTCGATCACGATCGACCCGGAAAATGATAACCCCAAGATCTTGAAAGAATATCTGCAGCGTTATCGCGCCAAGCCGGGCTGGGATTTCCTGACCGGCAGTCGTGCGGACATCAATACGGTGATGCGGGCCTTTGATGCCTATATTCCCGACAAGATGTCGCACTATCCGATCAACCTCATCCGTTCCCCCAAGGACGGCAGCTGGGTGCGTCTCTTCGGCATCATGAGCGGCAAAGAGTTTATAGACGAGTATCAACAGGTGACAGGGAAATGA
- a CDS encoding protein tyrosine kinase, with translation MTMTTFSPQPQQPDEVHLTDYLNVLMSRRKIFLFAFLAVFFGVALYTFTVKPVFEAFTTLQVQTPGGQGSLLAELGGNAQNPVDTEIEIIKSRTMAEQVILRLQPPGAVALSPGELHDVANRLKSGILVMEVGKKTGIIRLSYKSTDPRRARDVVNTLAQVYQEYNVDFKSQEASKTLEFIASQLDSTQNDLDSAEKNLQTFKSNSSAVTLDAANSDLVRRLAELDTQLSALGLQKKQLEFTTALLRQAMQKGEVHTPSATLQDGIGTDGLTARLAELDVQRQSLLSELSEGHPQVKALKSQIDEVQNKLLSTYEATLKGISRQESALQQELGRYEGAFRKLPEAERELGRLLRVTKVNADIYTFLLQKHEEARITKAATISNISVVDPAITPSAPIKPQKQKNLLLGLLAGLMLGAGLAFFIEYLDDTIKGGEEAQRVIGAPILAVIPCISSDEEEKSDPQASMITHFRPKSAIAEAFRSLRTSLHFSAINREKQVLIITSTFPGEGKSTIAANLAITMSQTGARVLVIDGDLRRPSLHSKFKHSKIPGLAELLAGDVAAVSVLHNTGIPNLSLITAGTTPPNPAELLGSEKMAELLTALRAQYDHIIIDAPPVLAVTDAPLLTNRCDLVLVVLETERVPVKAAQRMVEMLANVQAPVGGIVINDKSNTSMERYGYYGRNYSTYDYYAEDEESQAELSRKRKQKAWWQRVFRG, from the coding sequence ATGACCATGACCACGTTTTCGCCCCAACCGCAGCAGCCGGACGAAGTCCATCTCACTGACTATCTCAACGTCCTCATGTCCCGCCGGAAGATCTTCCTTTTCGCTTTTCTGGCGGTCTTTTTCGGGGTGGCACTCTACACCTTTACCGTCAAGCCGGTCTTTGAAGCCTTTACTACCCTGCAGGTTCAGACACCGGGAGGGCAGGGAAGCCTGCTCGCAGAATTGGGAGGGAACGCCCAGAATCCCGTCGATACCGAGATCGAAATTATCAAATCGCGCACCATGGCTGAGCAGGTCATCCTCCGCTTGCAGCCCCCTGGCGCCGTTGCTCTGTCCCCTGGGGAGCTTCATGATGTTGCCAACCGGCTCAAAAGTGGCATCCTGGTCATGGAGGTCGGTAAAAAAACCGGCATCATCCGCCTTTCCTATAAGAGTACCGATCCGCGTCGCGCCCGCGATGTCGTCAATACCCTGGCTCAGGTCTATCAAGAGTACAACGTCGATTTCAAAAGCCAGGAAGCGAGCAAAACCCTCGAATTTATCGCCAGCCAGCTCGATTCGACCCAGAATGATCTCGACAGCGCCGAAAAGAATCTGCAGACTTTCAAGAGCAACAGCAGCGCGGTCACACTCGATGCTGCCAATTCCGACCTGGTCAGGCGATTGGCCGAGCTTGATACTCAATTGAGTGCTCTGGGGCTGCAGAAGAAACAGCTTGAATTTACCACCGCCTTGCTGCGTCAGGCCATGCAAAAGGGAGAGGTCCATACGCCTTCGGCAACTCTTCAGGATGGCATCGGCACCGACGGGCTCACCGCCCGCCTCGCTGAACTCGATGTGCAGCGGCAATCCCTCCTCAGTGAACTCTCCGAAGGCCATCCCCAGGTCAAGGCGCTGAAATCGCAGATCGACGAAGTGCAGAACAAGCTGTTGTCTACTTATGAAGCGACCCTCAAAGGAATCAGCCGGCAGGAAAGTGCCCTGCAGCAGGAGTTGGGGCGCTATGAGGGGGCGTTTCGCAAGCTCCCCGAGGCGGAGCGTGAGCTGGGCAGGTTGCTGCGCGTCACCAAGGTCAACGCTGATATCTATACTTTTCTGCTCCAGAAGCATGAGGAGGCGCGCATTACCAAGGCCGCCACGATCAGCAACATTTCAGTGGTCGATCCTGCTATCACCCCGTCCGCACCGATCAAACCCCAGAAGCAAAAGAATCTCCTCCTCGGTCTCCTGGCCGGACTGATGCTCGGAGCCGGACTCGCCTTCTTCATCGAATACCTGGATGACACGATCAAGGGGGGAGAAGAGGCGCAGCGGGTGATCGGCGCCCCGATCCTGGCGGTGATCCCCTGCATAAGCAGCGACGAAGAAGAGAAATCCGATCCGCAAGCCTCAATGATCACCCATTTTCGCCCCAAGTCGGCCATCGCCGAGGCCTTTCGCTCCCTGCGGACCAGTCTCCACTTTTCGGCCATCAATCGCGAGAAACAGGTACTGATCATCACCAGCACCTTCCCTGGCGAAGGAAAGTCGACCATCGCCGCCAACCTCGCCATCACCATGTCCCAGACCGGGGCCCGGGTGCTGGTGATCGACGGTGATCTGCGCCGGCCGTCACTGCACAGCAAGTTCAAGCACAGCAAGATCCCCGGCCTTGCCGAATTGCTGGCGGGAGACGTCGCGGCCGTCAGTGTCCTCCACAACACCGGCATCCCCAACCTCAGCCTGATTACCGCCGGAACCACTCCCCCCAACCCGGCCGAGCTTCTCGGCTCAGAGAAGATGGCCGAGCTCCTCACCGCCCTGCGCGCGCAATATGACCATATTATCATCGACGCCCCGCCGGTTCTGGCGGTCACCGATGCGCCTCTTCTCACTAATCGCTGCGATCTGGTACTGGTTGTCCTTGAAACCGAGCGGGTGCCGGTCAAAGCTGCTCAGCGCATGGTCGAGATGCTTGCCAACGTTCAGGCGCCGGTAGGGGGGATCGTGATCAACGACAAATCCAATACCAGCATGGAGCGCTACGGCTACTACGGGCGGAATTATTCCACCTACGACTACTACGCCGAGGATGAAGAATCCCAGGCCGAGCTGTCCCGCAAACGTAAGCAGAAGGCCTGGTGGCAGCGCGTCTTCCGCGGTTAG